In the genome of Tripterygium wilfordii isolate XIE 37 chromosome 19, ASM1340144v1, whole genome shotgun sequence, one region contains:
- the LOC119984979 gene encoding dynein light chain 2, cytoplasmic: MLEGKAVIGETDMLQTMQQYALDLAAKALDYFDVTDSIEIARFIKKEFDGAYGAGWQCIVGTDFGSFVTHCYGCFIYFCVGSLAILLFRGSAVTQREENQLAVKA, from the exons atgttAGAAGGGAAAGCAGTGATTGGAGAGACTGATATGCTACAAACCATGCAACAATATGCACTTGATCTTGCAGCAAAGGCACTTGACTACTTTGATGTCACTGACTCCATTGAAATCGCTCGCTTCATAAAGAAG GAATTTGATGGGGCATATGGAGCAGGATGGCAATGCATTGTAGGGACTGATTTTGGGTCATTTGTCACTCACTGTTATGGTTGTTTCATCTACTTCTGCGTTGGAAGTCTTGCAATTTTGCTCTTTAGGGGCTCTGCAGTGACACAGCGAGAAGAGAATCAGTTGGCTGTGAAAGCCTAG
- the LOC119985616 gene encoding cyclic nucleotide-gated ion channel 4-like, with protein sequence MATHHQQEISRASDVQYVYSTDSDDSELEGVDEEEGEEEDEEKHQGVRFTCRHWMGRVLDPRAKWIQEWNRGYLLVCTTGLFVDPLFFHSLSISESGMCLFVDGWLAITVTVLRGMTDALHLWDMWLQLKMGKMSSGGAIGGGDGGSRSARKAALRYLKAKRGFLLDLFVILPIPQIVLWVVLPSLMEKGSVTMVMTMMLLTFLLQFLPKIYHTVCLLRRSQNAAAHVFGTVWWGLTLNLIAYFVASHAAGACWYLLGIQRSTKCLREQCSVAEGCSVKLLTCKEPIYYGTTNMLTDRKRFSWAENKGARSTCLDTDQNYDYGAYAWTVQLVTNENRFEKVLFPIFWGLMTLSTFGNLVSTTEWSEGLFNIIVITTGLLLVTMLIGNIKVFLQATTSKKQAMQLRMRNIEWWMRKRELPHGFRQRVRNYERQRWAAMRGVDESKMVGDLPEGLRRDIKYYLCLDLVRQVPLFQHMDDLVLENICDRVKSFIFTKGETITREGDPVQRMLFVVRGHLQSCQVLRDGVKSCCMLGPGNFSGDELLSWCLRRPFIERLPPSTSTLVTLEATEAFGLEAEDVKYVTQHFRYTFLNDKVKRSARYYSPGWRTWATVAIQLAWRRYKHRLTLTSLSFIRPRRPHSRSSSMGEDRVRLYTAMLTSPKPNQDDFDF encoded by the exons atggcTACTCATCACCAGCAAGAAATCTCACGTGCAAGTGACGTGCAATACGTATACAGTACCGACTCAGATGACAGCGAACTAGAAGGAGTagacgaagaagaaggagaggaagaagatgaagagaaacaCCAGGGTGTGCGTTTCACGTGCCGTCATTGGATGGGTCGGGTATTGGACCCGAGAGCGAAGTGGATTCAAGAATGGAACAGAGGTTATCTGCTAGTATGCACAACGGGTCTTTTTGTGGACCCTCTCTTCTTTCACTCACTCTCCATAAGCGAGTCCGGGATGTGCCTGTTTGTGGACGGTTGGTTAGCCATCACCGTCACTGTTCTCAGGGGTATGACGGATGCTTTGCACTTGTGGGACATGTGGCTCCAGCTCAAGATGGGGAAGATGTCGTCGGGTGGCGCCATCGGTGGTGGTGATGGAGGGTCTCGTAGTGCTCGCAAGGCAGCGCTACGTTACTTGAAAGCCAAAAGAGGATTCTTGCTTGATCTCTTTGTTATCCTACCTATCCCCCAG ATAGTGTTGTGGGTGGTGCTTCCTTCACTAATGGAGAAAGGATCAGTAACAATGGTGATGACAATGATGTTATTGACATTTTTGCTGCAATTCCTTCCAAAGATCTACCACACAGTCTGCCTCCTTCGTCGATCGCAAAATGCAGCTGCTCATGTCTTTGGTACTGTTTGGTGGGGATTAACTCTCAATCTTATTGCCTATTTTGTTGCGTCTCAT GCAGCAGGAGCATGCTGGTACTTGTTAGGGATACAGAGAAGTACAAAATGCTTAAGAGAGCAGTGCAGTGTAGCAGAAGGATGTTCAGTGAAATTATTGACTTGTAAAGAGCCTATCTATTATGGAACAACAAATATGTTGACAGACAGAAAAAGATTTTCATGGGCAGAGAACAAGGGTGCAAGGTCTACTTGTCTTGACACAGATCAAAACTATGACTATGGTGCATATGCTTGGACTGTTCAGCTTGTCACTAATGAAAATCGATTCGAGAAAGTACTTTTTCCAATCTTTTGGGGCCTAATGACTCTGAG TACTTTTGGGAATCTGGTGAGCACAACAGAATGGTCAGAAGGGCTATTCAACATCATTGTTATAACCACTGGACTTCTTCTAGTCACCATGTTGATTGGAAACATCAAG GTGTTCTTGCAAGCAACAACATCAAAGAAACAAGCAATGCAATTGAGGATGAGGAATATAGAGTGGTGGATGAGGAAGAGGGAATTGCCTCATGGATTCAGGCAACGAGTACGCAACTACGAACGACAACGCTGGGCTGCAATGCGCGGTGTCGATGAGAGTAAGATGGTTGGTGACCTCCCTGAAGGCCTCAGGAGAGACATCAAGTACTATCTTTGCCTAGATCTAGTTAGACAG GTTCCTCTTTTCCAACATATGGATGATCTGGTCCTCGAAAACATCTGCGACCGAGTGAAATCCTTCATATTCACAAAGGGAGAAACA ATAACAAGAGAGGGAGACCCAGTTCAGAGAATGTTATTTGTAGTGAGGGGACATCTTCAGAGCTGCCAAGTTCTCCGAGACGGTGTGAAGAGTTGCTGCATGTTAGGCCCTGGAAATTTCAGTGGCGACGAGCTCTTGTCGTGGTGTTTGAGAAGACCATTCATTGAACGACTACCGCCATCTACGTCCACACTAGTCACTCTCGAAGCTACAGAGGCATTTGGACTGGAAGCTGAAGATGTCAAGTATGTGACACAACATTTTAGGTACACATTTTTGAATGACAAGGTGAAGAGGAGTGCAAGATATTATTCACCAGGATGGAGGACTTGGGCTACTGTTGCAATTCAGTTGGCTTGGAGGAGGTACAAGCACCGGTTAACGCTTACTTCTTTGTCGTTTATTAGGCCGCGGAGACCACATTCAAGGAGTTCTTCAATGGGGGAGGACAGAGTCAGGCTTTATACAGCCATGTTAACCTCACCAAAGCCAAATCAAGATGACTTTGATTTCTGA